The DNA region CCCGGCCAGTGCGCCGAAGGGCGCGGTCGTCGTGATCCAGGAGATTTTTGGCGTCAACCACCACATCCGCTCGGTCTGCGACCGGCTAGCGAAAGAAGGCTATGTCACGGTCGCGCCGTCGATCTTCGATCGCAGCGAACCCGGCTTCCAGAGCGGCTATTCGCCGGATGAAATCGCCAATGCGCGAAAATTCGTCGCCAATCCGGACTGGGCCGCGCTGCTGCGCGACACCCAGGCCGCGATCGATGCGGTGAAGTCGGCCGGCCCGGTCGGCATCATCGGCTTCTGCCTCGGCGGCAGCATCGCCTATGCGGCGGCCACCAAGCTGAACGGGCTGTCGGCCGCGGTCGGTTATTACGGCGGCGTCATCGCGCGCTTTGCCGACGACAAGCCAACGGTGCCGGCGCAATTGCATTTCGGCGAGAAGGATTCCGGCATTCCCCTGAGCGACGTCGAGACCATCAAGTCGAAGCGGCCCGAGGTCGAGATCTTCATCTATCCCGGCGCCCAGCACGGCTTCCACTGCGACGAGCGCGCAAGCTACGACAAGGCCAGCGCCGACATCGCCTGGCCGCGCAGCCTGGAGTTCTTTGCGAAGCATTTGAAGAAGTGACGCCGAAGGCGTCCGGAATGGTGCGTTAGCACCAGACCCGGAATCTCGAGATTCCGGGTTCGATGCTGCGCATCGCCCCGGAATGACGAAGGACGGTGTCCTTCGTCAGAACCAGCGCTCGCCGACGAACACGGTGTCGCCGGGCGCCATCGGTGTGCCGAGCGGCACCACGAAACGGCCGGAGCCGGACGCGTCGCTGTGCGTGAGCGTCACGCTGTCGCGCTTGGCGCGCGGCCCGAAGCCGCCGGCGATCGCCACCGCGCTCTCGACCGTCATGTTCGGCACGTAGGGATATTGGCCGGGTGCCGCGACCTCGCCCAGTATGAAGAAGGGACGATAGGCCTCGATCTCGACCGCCACCGACGGCTCGCGGATGTAGCCGTTGCGCAGCCGACCGGTGATTTCGGCGGCAAGCCCAGCCGGGGTGCGGCCGCGCGCCGGCACCGTGCCGATCAATGGCATCGTGATCGAGCCCGCGGCGTCGATCGAATAGGAGTTCGTGAGGCCTTCCTGGCCGTAGACCACGACGCGCAGCTTGTCGCCGGGCCCGAGGTGATAGGAATTGTCGTAGGCGACCGGCTCGACCGCCGGCGCGGCATAGACCACCGGCGCTGGCGCAGGCGCGACGTAGCCGCGGGGGGAACTGGCGAACGCCGATTGCAGCGCGCTGATCGCACCACCGCCGCCATTGGCGACCGGGGCCGGCGCGTAGACCTGGCCATAGGCGACGGAGTCGAGGCTGGCTTGCGGAGCGACGGCCACCGGCCCGCTCGTGCTCATGCAGCCCGACAGCGCGAGCGCAGCCACAACGGCAGTGATCGGCAATCGTAACGCGCGCACAACCCGCACCTGACCATCCCTCAAAACGAGACAGCTTCAGTCATGCACCGGTTATGGTTAATAAAGGGTTTTCGCGGGCCGGTGAGGCGCTGGAAATGCTGAATCTCCGTCATTGCGAGGAGCGAAGCGAACGAAGCAATCCTATTTCTATCCCCGTGCCGGGGTGGATTGCTTCGCTTCGCTCGCAGTGACGGGCTAGGCGGTAACGCCGACGCCGATCGGGCAGGACACGCCGGTGCCGCCGAGCCCGCAATAGCCCGCCGGATTCTTGGCGAGGTACTGCTGATGATAGTCCTCGGCGAAGTAGAACGCGCCCGACGGTGCGATCTCGGTGGTGATGGCGCCGAGGCCCTTGCCGGCCAGCGCCTTCTGATACATCGCCTCCGACTCGCCAGCCGCTTTGCGCTGCGCGTCGTTGAAGGTGTAGATCGCCGAGCGATATTGCGTGCCGATGTCGTTGCCCTGTCGCATGCCCTGCGTCGGGTTGTGGTTCTCCCAGAACGTCTTCAAGAGCTTCTCGTAGGAGATCTTCTTCGGATCGAACACGACCAGCACCACCTCGGTGTGGCCGGTGCGTCCCGAACAGACCTCTTCATAGGTCGGGTTCGGGGTGTGGCCGCCGGCATAGCCGACCGCGGTCGTGTAGATGCCGTCGCCGAGCTCCCAGAACTTGCGCTCGGCACCCCAGAAGCAGCCGAGCCCGAACACGGCCTGCTCGAGGCCGTCGGGATACGGCGGCTGCAACTTGCTGCCGTTGACGAAATGCGTGGTCGCGGTCGGGATCGGCGTCGCGCGGCCGGGCAGCGCCTCGGCGGCGCTCGGCAACGCAGTGGTCTTGCGCATGAACAACATGGATACCCTCCGGGCAGAACATCGGCCGACGCGGGCGGCGGCCTGCGGGCCGGCTGTCACCTATATATGTCTTTACGCAGATGATGGCAGCCCCGTTACCGGGCAGGCGCGACTGCCTAGTCCCGCGCGTAGCCGATCAGCGGCTTGCGCGGCCGGAACAGCAGCATCAGCAGGATGCCGGCGATGCCGAGCACCGCGAACACCGGCTGTTCCAGCAGCAGGCGGATCACATCGTTCCAGACCCACGGCGCCATGCGGTCGACCCAGGCATGGAATGCCTGCTGGCTCGACTGGTTGATGTCGTTCCAGAACTGCCCGAACTGGGTGAACCGCAGGGTCTGGTCGGCGACATAGCGCGCGCCGTCATAGACCAGGAAGATGAATCCGACCGCCAGCAGCACGAGGCCAATAAGACGGAAAAAACCGCGGATCATGCGTCACCCAAGCTCCCTGTCGCGCCCCAAAGCCCGTCAGGCCATACCGGGCGCCCTCCGGAAATTCAACCTCTTCAGCATCTTATCCGGGCGCGGCAAGCCCGATTTCAGCCGCTTTTTGGGTCCGGAAAGCGTTGACGCTGCTGTCAGCGCCATCTATAAGACCGGCCAATGGCGGCAGGCGCAATCCTGCCGCCGCTGTTCTTTGGGCCGCTGTTCTTTGGACAGGGCCGCATGCGGGGCAAGGTTTTGCTTCCCGGCATGGCCGCCTCAAGAACACCCTGGACAACACAGCAGAGATTTGAACCGGCCGGTGCCGAGCAGCCCGACCACTGGGCGATCACCGCCGAAGGACAGTTGAGACCATGGCCAATACCACCTCCGCCAAGAAGGCGACCCGCAAGATTGCCCGCCGCACCATCGTCAACAAGTCGCGGCGCACCCAGATGCGCGGCGCGGTGCGCACCGTCGAGGAGGCGATCAAGCGCGGCGACCGCGAGGCGGCGTTGACGGCGATGAAGCACGCGGAGCCCGAACTGATGAAGGCAGCGCAGCGCAACATCGTTCACAAGAACCAGGCGAGCCGCAAGGTGTCGCGCCTGTCGCATCAGATCGCGAAGCTGGCGAAGTGACTCGGCAATCAACTCGCCGGTTGAACTGATCAGAAAACAAATTCGTCACGAAGCCCGGCTCGCGCCGGGCTTCTTGTTTTTGTCGTAGAAGTTTCGTCGCACGAGAACCGTTCGCGCATTTGCGCGCGGTGAACCAGCACATCATGCTTAATGATGTCCGTAGTTCTACAGGCCGCGCGCAGATCGCACGACGCTAAGCTGCGCAGTGCGGCATTCTGTGCCGACAAATGCGCTCGGGGTTACCCTGCAAAAGTAACCGAGAAAAATGACGCTTCGCGAATGCCTTATCTGCATAGTGTCGACGAGCGATTGGAAAAACGACCGTCGCAAGAGCAAATGTAAATTTTCTATGAAAATTTTTTAGTATTACACCGCGCTTTGTGACACGGAGGAATCTGTGCGCAGATTCAGAAGCTTGGTTTCGCGGCCTTGCATTTGCAGCGTCGCAACAGTCGCGAAGACTCGCGAACTCCGTCGAATCCACGGATTGTAAGAAAATCCGCTTGGTGTATTTATTTCTTGTCCGCGACGCCCACGGCTCTCCAGATCAGCGCGGTTTGAGACCCAAGGGC from Bradyrhizobium genosp. L includes:
- a CDS encoding dienelactone hydrolase family protein; amino-acid sequence: MGQDIRLKASDGFEFGTYRADPASAPKGAVVVIQEIFGVNHHIRSVCDRLAKEGYVTVAPSIFDRSEPGFQSGYSPDEIANARKFVANPDWAALLRDTQAAIDAVKSAGPVGIIGFCLGGSIAYAAATKLNGLSAAVGYYGGVIARFADDKPTVPAQLHFGEKDSGIPLSDVETIKSKRPEVEIFIYPGAQHGFHCDERASYDKASADIAWPRSLEFFAKHLKK
- a CDS encoding polysaccharide biosynthesis/export family protein yields the protein MSTSGPVAVAPQASLDSVAYGQVYAPAPVANGGGGAISALQSAFASSPRGYVAPAPAPVVYAAPAVEPVAYDNSYHLGPGDKLRVVVYGQEGLTNSYSIDAAGSITMPLIGTVPARGRTPAGLAAEITGRLRNGYIREPSVAVEIEAYRPFFILGEVAAPGQYPYVPNMTVESAVAIAGGFGPRAKRDSVTLTHSDASGSGRFVVPLGTPMAPGDTVFVGERWF
- the msrA gene encoding peptide-methionine (S)-S-oxide reductase MsrA, which encodes MLFMRKTTALPSAAEALPGRATPIPTATTHFVNGSKLQPPYPDGLEQAVFGLGCFWGAERKFWELGDGIYTTAVGYAGGHTPNPTYEEVCSGRTGHTEVVLVVFDPKKISYEKLLKTFWENHNPTQGMRQGNDIGTQYRSAIYTFNDAQRKAAGESEAMYQKALAGKGLGAITTEIAPSGAFYFAEDYHQQYLAKNPAGYCGLGGTGVSCPIGVGVTA
- the rpsT gene encoding 30S ribosomal protein S20; amino-acid sequence: MANTTSAKKATRKIARRTIVNKSRRTQMRGAVRTVEEAIKRGDREAALTAMKHAEPELMKAAQRNIVHKNQASRKVSRLSHQIAKLAK